Proteins encoded together in one Miscanthus floridulus cultivar M001 chromosome 16, ASM1932011v1, whole genome shotgun sequence window:
- the LOC136513442 gene encoding protein CHUP1, chloroplastic-like isoform X1, whose translation MPKPGDCSSSSGVGGPSAGDAKDLPQLFLRVGAAVTLSVAGLLFSRRQRPPRQLLLPPPPPPPSESDDACSMKARTGLKELRILKNEDTKAKIISGNSVHTTTTTTTTTTTALVPLAPKCRSLADDEGYLLPEFNEMVLNEFGRDIDSIPTTPAARVREDVSNDYEVHKLRDLVRSLQEREKTLELQLLECYGLQEQDAAVRELENQLKINNVESKLYLLKIESLQFENQRLQTQLSENSKIISELEATRTKCKLLKKKLISDAEQAKEQITSLQKMVDSLQHKQTDEEKNHIEVEKKLKRLEELEKEATELRAANSRLQQENAHLIRRLEVTHLPPVPKPKNSMEVKALEEADRLKQETDKLAKEVEQLQSDRFADVEELVYLKWINACLRYELRNKDAPSGKTVARDLSKTLSPKSELKAKQLIMEYANAGAEDSHLGHVEFCSECSSSRASSGELDDVSIDIASMTKHNNKNPKKKKFFSKLRKLVLGKGKENREVSTLERRVSISSCSFDDFTGRDSHDSYSSFMAEPNIPDSRRHGDHGFGTHSSLDSAKSSPLGTEIVGERSDHSGVKSVSSGEEKVNAFGPSARLDSSKAIPEDVEIHTFADALITSRSGSMSSRRSSSFRH comes from the exons ATGCCCAAACCTGGTgattgcagcagcagcagcggcgttGGTGGGCCGAGCGCCGGGGACGCCAAGGACTTGCCCCAACTTTTCCTCAGGGTGGGCGCGGCCGTCACGCTCTCCGTCGCCGGGCTGCTCTTCTCGCGGCGCCAGCGGCCGCCCCGGCAGCTCCTGctgccgccacctcctcctcctccctcag AGTCGGATGATGCTTGCAGCATGAAGGCCAGAACAGGGCTCAAGGAGCTGAGGATCCTAAAAAAT GAGGATACCAAGGCAAAAATTATCAGTGGGAACTCTGTGCACACGACCACTACCACTACGACAACCACCACCACAGCACTAGTACCATTGGCCCCCAAATGCAGAAGCCTTGCTGATGATGAAGGGTACCTCCTTCCAGAGTTCAATGAAATGGTTCTCAATGAATTTGGCCGAGATATAGACAGCATTCCAACCACACCTGCAGCGAGAGTAAGGGAAGATGTATCAAATGACTATGAAGTCCACAAGCTTAGAGATTTGGTGAGATCACTGCAAGAAAGGGAGAAGACCCTGGAGCTACAGCTTTTGGAGTGTTACGGTTTGCAGGAGCAAGATGCTGCAGTGAGGGAGCTTGAGAATCAGCTGAAGATTAACAATGTCGAATCAAAGTTGTACTTGTTGAAGATTGAATCTTTACAGTTTGAAAACCAGAGGCTGCAAACACAGTTGTCAGAGAACTCAAAGATAATCTCTGAGCTTGAGGCGACAAGAACAAAGTGCAAGTTGCTGAAGAAGAAGTTGATATCAGATGCAGAACAGGCTAAGGAGCAAATCACTTCCCTTCAGAAAATGGTCGATTCATTGCAGCACAAACAGACTGATGAGGAGAAAAATCATATTGAGGTTGAAAAAAAACTGAAGAGACTAGAGGAGCTGGAAAAGGAGGCAACAGAGCTAAGAGCTGCAAATTCAAGGCTGCAGCAGGAGAATGCACATCTTATTAGGCGACTGGAGGTTACACACCTACCCCCTGTACCCAAGCCCAAAAATAGCATGGAG GTAAAAGCATTGGAGGAGGCTGATCGATTGAAGCAAGAAACTGATAAGTTGGCTAAAGAGGTTGAACAACTTCAGAGTGACAGGTTTGCAGATGTTGAAGAATTGGTATATCTGAAATGGATAAATGCCTGCCTACGGTATGAGCTGAGAAACAAGGATGCCCCATCAGGGAAGACTGTTGCGCGAGATCTTAGCAAGACCCTGAGCCCCAAATCTGAACTGAAGGCCAAGCAGCTGATAATGGAATATGCCAATGCGGGTGCAGAGGACAGTCACTTGGGCCATGTCGAATTTTGTTCAGAGTGCTCTTCCTCACGGGCTTCGTCAGGTGAACTGGATGATGTATCAATTGATATTGCTTCGATGACAAAACATAATAATAAAAACCCAAAAAAGAAAAAGTTCTTCTCTAAGCTTCGGAAACTGGTGCTGGGAAAAGGGAAGGAGAACCGTGAAGTTTCTACTCTGGAGAGGAGAGTGTCTATTTCAAGTTGTTCATTCGATGACTTCACTGGAAGGGATTCACATGATAGCTATTCTTCATTCATGGCAGAACCAAACATACCTGATAGTCGACGACATGGTGATCATGGCTTTGGTACACATTCTTCTTTGGACAGCGCAAAATCTAGTCCTCTTGGCACAGAAATTGTAGGTGAAAGAAGTGATCATTCTGGGGTCAAGAGTGTATCTTCTGGAGAGGAAAAGGTAAATGCATTTGGTCCCAGCGCTCGCCTTGATAGTAGcaaggccatacctgaggatgtTGAGATCCATACATTTGCTGATGCGCTGATCACATCAAGGTCAGGTTCCATGTCATCAAGAAGGTCGTCATCCTTCCGACACTGA
- the LOC136513442 gene encoding protein CHUP1, chloroplastic-like isoform X2, translating to MKARTGLKELRILKNEDTKAKIISGNSVHTTTTTTTTTTTALVPLAPKCRSLADDEGYLLPEFNEMVLNEFGRDIDSIPTTPAARVREDVSNDYEVHKLRDLVRSLQEREKTLELQLLECYGLQEQDAAVRELENQLKINNVESKLYLLKIESLQFENQRLQTQLSENSKIISELEATRTKCKLLKKKLISDAEQAKEQITSLQKMVDSLQHKQTDEEKNHIEVEKKLKRLEELEKEATELRAANSRLQQENAHLIRRLEVTHLPPVPKPKNSMEVKALEEADRLKQETDKLAKEVEQLQSDRFADVEELVYLKWINACLRYELRNKDAPSGKTVARDLSKTLSPKSELKAKQLIMEYANAGAEDSHLGHVEFCSECSSSRASSGELDDVSIDIASMTKHNNKNPKKKKFFSKLRKLVLGKGKENREVSTLERRVSISSCSFDDFTGRDSHDSYSSFMAEPNIPDSRRHGDHGFGTHSSLDSAKSSPLGTEIVGERSDHSGVKSVSSGEEKVNAFGPSARLDSSKAIPEDVEIHTFADALITSRSGSMSSRRSSSFRH from the exons ATGAAGGCCAGAACAGGGCTCAAGGAGCTGAGGATCCTAAAAAAT GAGGATACCAAGGCAAAAATTATCAGTGGGAACTCTGTGCACACGACCACTACCACTACGACAACCACCACCACAGCACTAGTACCATTGGCCCCCAAATGCAGAAGCCTTGCTGATGATGAAGGGTACCTCCTTCCAGAGTTCAATGAAATGGTTCTCAATGAATTTGGCCGAGATATAGACAGCATTCCAACCACACCTGCAGCGAGAGTAAGGGAAGATGTATCAAATGACTATGAAGTCCACAAGCTTAGAGATTTGGTGAGATCACTGCAAGAAAGGGAGAAGACCCTGGAGCTACAGCTTTTGGAGTGTTACGGTTTGCAGGAGCAAGATGCTGCAGTGAGGGAGCTTGAGAATCAGCTGAAGATTAACAATGTCGAATCAAAGTTGTACTTGTTGAAGATTGAATCTTTACAGTTTGAAAACCAGAGGCTGCAAACACAGTTGTCAGAGAACTCAAAGATAATCTCTGAGCTTGAGGCGACAAGAACAAAGTGCAAGTTGCTGAAGAAGAAGTTGATATCAGATGCAGAACAGGCTAAGGAGCAAATCACTTCCCTTCAGAAAATGGTCGATTCATTGCAGCACAAACAGACTGATGAGGAGAAAAATCATATTGAGGTTGAAAAAAAACTGAAGAGACTAGAGGAGCTGGAAAAGGAGGCAACAGAGCTAAGAGCTGCAAATTCAAGGCTGCAGCAGGAGAATGCACATCTTATTAGGCGACTGGAGGTTACACACCTACCCCCTGTACCCAAGCCCAAAAATAGCATGGAG GTAAAAGCATTGGAGGAGGCTGATCGATTGAAGCAAGAAACTGATAAGTTGGCTAAAGAGGTTGAACAACTTCAGAGTGACAGGTTTGCAGATGTTGAAGAATTGGTATATCTGAAATGGATAAATGCCTGCCTACGGTATGAGCTGAGAAACAAGGATGCCCCATCAGGGAAGACTGTTGCGCGAGATCTTAGCAAGACCCTGAGCCCCAAATCTGAACTGAAGGCCAAGCAGCTGATAATGGAATATGCCAATGCGGGTGCAGAGGACAGTCACTTGGGCCATGTCGAATTTTGTTCAGAGTGCTCTTCCTCACGGGCTTCGTCAGGTGAACTGGATGATGTATCAATTGATATTGCTTCGATGACAAAACATAATAATAAAAACCCAAAAAAGAAAAAGTTCTTCTCTAAGCTTCGGAAACTGGTGCTGGGAAAAGGGAAGGAGAACCGTGAAGTTTCTACTCTGGAGAGGAGAGTGTCTATTTCAAGTTGTTCATTCGATGACTTCACTGGAAGGGATTCACATGATAGCTATTCTTCATTCATGGCAGAACCAAACATACCTGATAGTCGACGACATGGTGATCATGGCTTTGGTACACATTCTTCTTTGGACAGCGCAAAATCTAGTCCTCTTGGCACAGAAATTGTAGGTGAAAGAAGTGATCATTCTGGGGTCAAGAGTGTATCTTCTGGAGAGGAAAAGGTAAATGCATTTGGTCCCAGCGCTCGCCTTGATAGTAGcaaggccatacctgaggatgtTGAGATCCATACATTTGCTGATGCGCTGATCACATCAAGGTCAGGTTCCATGTCATCAAGAAGGTCGTCATCCTTCCGACACTGA